GGCTCTGCTTCCTCAGGAGTCAAGGATGAACACTCTCCAGCTGCTCCTTTCGTGGCTTTGGTAAGTGCGCTGATCACACTGGAGTTATTTCACGGACAGGAACAGGCAGTCTCAACTGCTTGGAACGTTTAATCTGTAACCAATGAGACCTGCACATTCTTATGATCAGCATCGTTATTCGTTGTTGTATATGGGACCCAAACTCCTCGGAAGACAGGTCCCTCCCATGTGGTGCTTGCAATCTGAGGGCCCAGATCGTGCAAACATTACCCATGTAGCGCTGAATTTCCCATGAGTGAAGaacccaaatcccagtgaaagcCAGCTTCTGTTTTTAACTCCCTATGGCACTTTTTTGTAAGTACCATTGACTTGCCTGGGGCTGTGTATGGTAAGAAGGAGCCTCAGCATAGCCATACCACGTCCCAGCTGTGGTCCAGCTAGACCCATAACCTGACTGACAGTCACTAGCACCAGACTCTAAACAGGAAGGGGGGCAATTAACCCTGGAGCAGCAAATACTGAATGATCTGGCCACGGTTtctagtcaatgggagagtgtgaGTAACCTCTGAAAGGGTGACTTGCACTCCCTGCATTTCCTGAAGCTTCTGGAGGCGTGATGCTCGCTTGGCATATAACACCCCCTGGAAAGTCTGCGAGGATACCATAAGTGGGAAAATGGAACTCATTGTCTTTGCTCCAACAAAATTTAATATCAATGAGGGTTTTGCTAGCTAAGGGCCTGTTGGGCCAGTTAATGTCCCTCGGAGTCATGCGTAGAACTGAGGATAGGGGTTTTCGCAGTAAACTTTGCACAAGGGAAAACTCCATGTTGAGGAATTTCTGGCTCTGTCCACACGGGTGGAGAATGAAGATAGTACACAGCTAACATTCATTGTCTTCAGAGGCTCCTTTTCTTTTCGGCCCCTCCCCCTCTAATAATAACATCACGTACAACAGTGAGGGCAGCCTTATTTACAGCAAAAACACTGTAGAGCTGGATTTTGTTTCCTGTTCTTCTACAGCCTCCTTGtgtggctttggacaagtcactgtcAGTCATCACTGAGTAATTTCTATGAATGCTTCTCAGCCCATCGACCATTCACAATACAGATTATTGTTCTCTCACAGGATTTTTAAATAGTTAAACGGTTTACTTTTTTATCATGGACCCAAACTAAAGAGTTGAGATCTGGATCCAGACTGAAATCTTGTTCCAGAATGTTCGAGCTTTCTGATCCAGTGTTTTGGTTCAGGTCCACTCTGCTTTTCTTGTGTTCCCTTTAATAATGAGTTCATAGAAGTCTTCATATGCCAAGCTCCATCTAGGGGAGAGGGTGTGGTCTAGTCTAGTGAAGGGGCACTCATCTGAAAGcctggagacctgagttctgtcaCTGATCTCCTGCGTGACCTTGCACAAGTTGCTTACCTGTTTTGAGTTTCAGTTTCCCCCTCAGTTAAATGAGGATCTACATCCTCCTTCTCATCAgtgtcagtgggctttgaattCGACGCATTGATACTTGTGCTCTTTGGTAAATCACTTGGAGACTTATAAATGGAAAGCTCTATATAAGAACAGGATATTATTAGTAATGGGATGTTCTAACTGATCTGGGGATGTGAGAGTACCACCAGGGTTTTTAATCAAGGTACTGACTCCAACCTGTCTGAAGAGCGGGGCAGGATGGGCCGGGTTTTCTGTTATGGTGTCATGTATTTTTAATGATGTTGCTTTTAATTGTAGGGGATGTGGTTTAATAAACTGACCAGAACCTCCCCAGTGCAAGAAACCAACATCAGTCCTGCAAGATTCCTCCTGGCAGGCATCCCAAGGCTGGAAGCTCATGGCCCCTGGATCTCCAACCCTTCTGTTCCATGTACCTCATGGCAATTTTAGGAAACAGTCTGATTCTATTTGTGATCAAGACACAACAGAATCTCCATCAGCCCATGTACTTGTTCCTTTCTATGTTGTCTGCCACTGACCTTGGCTTGTCTGCTTCCACCTTGCCAACAATGCTAGGCGTCTTCCTGTTTAACACCAGAGAAATTGGCATTGATGTCTGTCTGACCCAACTTTTCTTTATTTACACTTTCTCCATGATGGAATCGTCTGTACTCGTAGCCATGGCATTTGACCGCTTTGTTGCAATACGCCACCCACTGAGATACACTTCGACTTTAACCAGTGCAAGGATAGGAAACATAGGGCTGGCGATAATAATCAGGGGTATTGGTCTGCATATCCCAGCTGTCATTCTTCTCAAGAGGTGGCCCTATAGCAAGATCCAACCTCTCTCTTATTCATATTGTTTGCATCCAGATGTGATGAAGATGGCCTGCACAGACACTACGCCCAGCAGCTTCTATGGTTTGTTTGTTGTCATTTCTACTCTGGGAGTAGACTCAGTGCTCATCGTCTTGTCTTACATCATGATCCTTCAGACTCTATTGAGTATCACATCCTGGCAAGAGCGTCTCAAGGCTCTGAACACCTGTGTCTCCCACATCTGTGTCACCCTGCTTTGCTACACCCCGCAGATCAGTTTATCTATGATTCACAGGTTCAGGAAACAGGCTCTGCCTCAGAGTCAAATTCTTCTGTCTTAtctccacctcctccttccctttgtgCTCAATCCAATTGTACACAGCATGAAAACCAAAGAGATTCGTAAACGGATCATGAAGattttcaaggttccttccccactctgaactctagggtacagatgtggggacctgcatgaaaacctcctcagcttacttttaccagcttaggttaaaacttccccaaggtacaaactattttaccctttgcgcttggacttccactgccaccaccaaccgtttatctatgtttatttttattaggaaagcgtagtttggaaacatctttccccccaaaatcctccaaaCCCTTtcacccacttcctggggaaggtttggtaaacatcctcaccaatttacataggtgaccacagacccaagcccttggatcttaaggacaatgaaaaagcattcagtttctgaaaagaaggattttaatagaagtaaaaaagaatcacctctgtaaaatcaggatggtaaataccttacagggtaattagatccaaaacagagaatccctctaggcaaaaccttaagttacaaaaagacacacaaacaggaatattcattctattcatcacagcttaatttctcagccatttaaagaaatcataatctaatgcatatctagctattttacttactaaattctaagactccattcctgttctgtccccagcaaacgCATCACagagacagccacagaccctttgtttttctccctcctccccgcttttgaaagtatcttgtcttctcattggtcattttggtcaggtgccagcgaggttatcctagcttcttaaccttttactggtgaaagaatttttcctctggccaggagggattttaaaggtgtttacccttcccattatatttatgacacgccccccaaatcacagctagggtgaaacgctgggtgggatttcttcctggagctctaggaaaaaacagagttaataagacacatgcatctctaaatatactaccaagtacacaaagactaacaatattttccacctCTCAAAGATTATTTTAACcagctgattctgggaaactttcatgggagagtgcatcagccactttgttagaagctcctgagaagtgttggatgtcaaaatcaaaatcttggagagctaaactccaccgaataagttttttgttcattctacagggtggaattcttgatccggtccttcctgcattaaaactgctcccacaccacacttggatgcatctgtggttactaggaatggtttgtcaaagtctgggacccttagtacagggtcagatatgagtgtcgct
The Eretmochelys imbricata isolate rEreImb1 chromosome 1, rEreImb1.hap1, whole genome shotgun sequence DNA segment above includes these coding regions:
- the LOC144259684 gene encoding olfactory receptor 51G2-like → MYLMAILGNSLILFVIKTQQNLHQPMYLFLSMLSATDLGLSASTLPTMLGVFLFNTREIGIDVCLTQLFFIYTFSMMESSVLVAMAFDRFVAIRHPLRYTSTLTSARIGNIGLAIIIRGIGLHIPAVILLKRWPYSKIQPLSYSYCLHPDVMKMACTDTTPSSFYGLFVVISTLGVDSVLIVLSYIMILQTLLSITSWQERLKALNTCVSHICVTLLCYTPQISLSMIHRFRKQALPQSQILLSYLHLLLPFVLNPIVHSMKTKEIRKRIMKIFKVPSPL